From a single Cygnus atratus isolate AKBS03 ecotype Queensland, Australia chromosome 10, CAtr_DNAZoo_HiC_assembly, whole genome shotgun sequence genomic region:
- the IP6K2 gene encoding inositol hexakisphosphate kinase 2: MSPAFGAMEVEHYSKGVLLEPFVHQVGGHSCVLRFNDKTICKPLIQREHQFYETLPTEMRKFTPQYEGVVSVSFEEDEDGNLCLIAYPLNGDHDNLENLDNSDCEPKSKLLRWTNKKTMLLENEKISKEWVRQHRKEEKMKSHKLEEEFEWLKKSEVLYYTVEKKGNVSSQFKHHNPWSMKCHQQQLQRMKENAKHRNQYKFILLENLTSRYEVPCVLDLKMGTRQHGDDASEEKKANQIRKCQQSTSAVIGVRVCGMQVYQAGTGQLMFMNKYHGRKLSVQGFKEALYQFFHNGKYLRRELFESVIKKLTELKSVLEKQESYRFYSSSLLIIYDGKERQEVAVDSDPEDLEDLSEESSDESAGAYAYKPTASTVDVRMIDFAHTTCKYYGEDSVVHEGQDTGYVFGLQNLIDIIKEIRDESSE, translated from the exons ATGAGCCCAGCGTTCGGAGCCATGGAAGTGGAGCACTATTCCAAGGGAGTGTTGCTCGAGCCCTTTGTCCACCAGGTCGGGGGGCACTCCTGCGTCCTCCGGTTTAACGACAAGACCATCTGCAAGCCCCTCATCCAGCGGGAGCACCAGTTCTACGAGACCCTCCCGACGGAAATGCGTAAATTCACTCCGCAGTACGAGG gTGTGGTGTCAGTGAGCTTTGAAGAGGATGAAGATGGAAACTTATGTCTAATAGCATATCCGTTAAATGGGGACCACGATAACTTGGAAAACTTAGATAATTCTGACTGTGAACCCAAAAGTAAGCTGTTGCGATGGACTAACAAAAAGACAATGTTGTTAGAAAACGAGAAGATATCTAAGGAATGGGTACGACAGcacaggaaagaggaaaaaatgaaaag tCACAAATTGGAAGAAGAATTTGAGTGGCTGAAGAAATCTGAAGTTTTATATTATACTgtagagaaaaaaggaaatgtcagTTCACAGTTTAAACACCATAATCCTTGGAGCATGAAATGTCACCAGCAACAGTTACAACGGatgaaggaaaatgcaaaacatcGGAATCAATATA AATTCATTTTGCTGGAAAACCTGACATCTCGATATGAAGTACCATGCGTGTTGGACCTTAAAATGGGAACCCGACAGCACGGAGATGATGCATCAGAAGAGAAGAAGGCTAATCAGATTCGCAAATGTCAGCAGAGTACATCAGCTGTTATTGGAGTCCGAGTTTGTGGCATGCAG GTCTACCAGGCAGGCACTGGCCAGCTAATGTTCATGAATAAATACCATGGAAGAAAACTCTCAGTCCAAGGATTTAAAGAAGCACTTTACCAGTTCTTTCATAATGGCAAATACCTGCGCAGGGAACTCTTTGaatctgttattaaaaaacTGACTGAACTCAAGTCTGTCCTGGAGAAACAGGAGTCTTACCGCTTCTATTCGAGCTCCTTGCTGATCATTTATGATgggaaggaaaggcaggaagTCGCTGTTGACTCAGACCCAGAGGACTTGGAGGACCTTTCAGAGGAGTCTTCAGATGAGTCAGCAGGAGCGTATGCCTACAAACCCACTGCTAGTACTGTTGATGTTCGCATGATAGACTTTGCCCACACAACCTGCAAGTACTATGGAGAAGATAGCGTGGTACATGAGGGCCAAGACACGGGTTATGTTTTTGGACTTCAGAATTTAATAGatattattaaagaaataagagaCGAAAGTAGCGAATAA